A section of the Oncorhynchus gorbuscha isolate QuinsamMale2020 ecotype Even-year linkage group LG04, OgorEven_v1.0, whole genome shotgun sequence genome encodes:
- the LOC124033237 gene encoding leukocyte surface antigen CD53-like, which translates to MNRPCVNCLKGFVTFLNFICWLCGAFIVGFGEFQMMHSRFGSLITSFWPIYPANTLVVTGTIVTCVCFLGIMGALMENRCMLITFFILLFILMLVELAMACVFLVYEREIDNFFEKDLMRSLETYKNSTSEGNLTIKEDFDVVQHIFRCCGVHGVADWEGNVPISCCTKNPCNIIPQPNWQEGCHMKLRNWFARNFLSTGAGVVSLFILQFICMCFTIPIFCQFSRNGYGYK; encoded by the exons ATGAATCGTCCCTGTGTGAACTGCTTGAAAGGTTTTGTCACCTTCCTCAACTTCATCTGCTGG TTGTGTGGTGCCTTCATCGTGGGTTTTGGAGAGTTCCAGATGATGCACTCTAGATTTGGCTCCCTCATCACATCCTTCTGGCCCATATACCCTGCCAACACGCTGGTAGTCACGGGGACCATTGTGACGTGTGTTTGTTTCCTGGGAATCATGGGGGCCCTGATGGAAAACCGCTGTATGCTCATCACT TTTTTCATCCTGCTGTTTATCTTGATGCTGGTGGAGCTGGCCATGGCCTGTGTGTTTCTGGTGTACGAGAGGGAG ATTGACAATTTCTTTGAGAAAGACCTGATGCGTAGCTTGGAGACATACAAGAATTCTACGTCAGAGGGGAACTTAACCATTAAAGAGGACTTTGATGTGGTCCAGCATATT TTCAGGTGCTGTGGGGTCCACGGCGTGGCTGACTGGGAGGGCAACGTGCCCATCTCCTGTTGTACCAAAAACCCCTGTAACATCATCCCCCAACCTAACTGGCAGGAG GGCTGCCATATGAAGCTCAGGAACTGGTTTGCGAGGAACTTTCTAAGCACTGGAGCAGGTGTCGTCTCCCTTTTCATTCTACAG TTCATTTGCATGTGTTTCACCATCCCCATCTTCTGCCAGTTCAGTCGTAATGGATATGGTTACAAGTGA